A part of Plasmodium coatneyi strain Hackeri chromosome 8, complete sequence genomic DNA contains:
- a CDS encoding Calcium-dependent protein kinase 3 encodes MSTVCAQRSRPSRPMSNATIKNKMKRSTENVKKKKASTHKSFKSSKNNSSYCDGSRIANRREKQEEESLKCKKSKLAERGLTKSMKKGKDSNTHDSPHDNPHEHVHAVKTSNSENFKFSRRGFILSFTGNMQDFYTLSEEPLGKGTYGSVYKATDKLLKIHRAVKVVSKKKLKNVHRFRQEIDIMKNLDHPNVIKLLETFEDSKQIYLVMELCTGGELFDRIVKKGPFSEMYTSFIMKQIFSVLNYLHIRNICHRDVKPENFLFFDKSPESLIKVIDFGLASYFTDTDPEMKTKAGTPYYVAPQVLSGCYDYKCDLWSAGVLFYILLCGYPPFYGESDHEILIRVKSGKFNFKGKEWTDVTEEARDLIKRCLTMDPQKRTTASEALRHPWFKKKPSNFNLDFKMDIHVLENFKNYALMLRFQKLAMTIIAQQSNDYDVQQLKAAFLHLDEEGKGNITKVQLRKGLEKSNLMLPPNFDLLLDQIDSDGSGNIEYTEFLAAAIDRRKLSKKLIYCAFRVFDVDNDGEITTAELAHILFNGNRRGSITEKDVNQVKKMIREVDKNGDGKIDFYEFSEMMKLTF; translated from the exons ATGAGCACCGTGTGCGCGCAGAGAAGCAGACCCAGCAGGCCCATGTCCAACGCGACTATAAAGAACAAGATGAAGAGATCGACGGAGAacgtgaagaaaaaaaaggcgtcaACACACAAATCCTTCAAGAGCAGCAAGAACAATTCCTCCTACTGCGATGGAAGCAGAATTGCTAACAGGAGGGAGAAGCAGGAGGAGGAGTCACTAAAGTGTAAGAAGTCAAAATTGGCAGAAAGGGGATTAACTAAAagtatgaaaaaaggaaaagatagCAACACGCATGATAGTCCGCATGATAATCCGCATGAGCATGTGCACGCAGTAAAAACAAGCAacagtgaaaattttaaattctcCCGGAGGGGGTTCATTTTAAGTTTTACAGGAAATATGCAGGACTTTTACACCCTCTCCGAAGAGCCCCTAGGGAAGGGGACCTACGGATCCGTCTACAAAGCGACAGATAAATTGCTCAAAATTCACAGAGCCGTCAAAGTGGTGTCgaaaaagaagttaaaaaatgtacacagatTTAGACAAGAAATAGATATAATGAAAAATCTAGATCATCCTAATGTGATAAAATTGCTAGAAACGTTTGAAGATAGCAAGCAGATTTACTTGGTGATGGAGCTGTGCACAGGTGGAGAGTTGTTCGACcgaattgtaaaaaaaggtccCTTCTCTGAAATGTATACCTCCTTTATTAtgaagcaaattttttccgttcttAATTACCTGCACATTAGGAATATATGTCACAGAGATGTGAAGCCagagaattttttatttttcgatAAGAGTCCAGAATCGCTAATCAAGGTGATTGACTTTGGTTTGGCTTCCTACTTCACTGACACGGACCCAGAGATGAAGACGAAGGCCGGGACCCCCTACTACGTCGCCCCGCAGGTGCTAAGTGGCTGTTACGACTACAAGTGTGACTTGTGGTCTGCCGGCGTGCTGTTCTACATCCTGCTGTGCGGgtacccccccttttacgGCGAGAGCGATCATGAGATACTCATCAGG GTCAAAAGCGGAAAATTCAACTTCAAGGGAAAGGAGTGGACCGACGTGACGGAGGAGGCCAGGGACCTCATCAAGCGCTGTCTAACCATGGACCCGCAAAAACGGACAACGGCAAGCGAAGCGCTGAGGCACCCATGGTTTAAGAAAAAGCCCAGCAACTTTAATCTAGACTTTAAAATGGATATCCACGTGCtggaaaatttcaaaaattatGCCCTTATGCTACGTTTCCAGAAGCTAGCCATGACGATTATTGCTCAACAGAGTAACGACTACGACGTGCAGCAGTTGAAGGCGGCATTTCTACACCtggatgaagaaggaaaagggaacatAACGAAGGTGCAACTGCGGAAGGGCTTAGAAAAAAGCAACTTGATGTTGCCCCCGAATTTTGACCTGCTCCTGGATCAGATAGACAGCGACGGCAGCGGCAACATCGAATACACGGAGTTCCTGGCGGCTGCGATTGACAGGCGGAAGCTGTCGAAG aAGCTGATTTACTGCGCGTTCCGCGTCTTCGATGTGGACAACGACGGGGAGATTACCACCGCGGAGCTAGCTCAC ATACTTTTCAACGgaaacagaagaggaagcatCACAGAGAAAGACGTCAACCAAGTTAAGAAAATGATCCGTGAGGTGGACAAAAATGGAGACGGGAAG ATCGACTTTTATGAGTTTTCCGAAATGATGAAATTGACGTTCTAG
- a CDS encoding 50S ribosomal protein LP2 — translation MAMKYVAAYLMCVLGGNENPTAKEVKKVLDAVNAGVEDDVLTNLMDSLNGKCYHELISEGMKKLQNIGGGGGGAAAVAAADTADVKAEEKKEEKKEEEEEEEDDLGFSLFG, via the coding sequence ATGGCTATGAAATACGTAGCGGCATACCTTATGTGTGTTTTGGGAGGCAATGAAAACCCAACTGcaaaggaagtgaagaaggTCCTGGATGCAGTCAACGCAGGAGTAGAAGATGATGTACTAACAAATCTTATGGACTcactaaatggaaaatgttaCCATGAGTTAATTTCTGagggaatgaaaaagttacaaaatattggtggtggtggaggaggagcCGCCGCCGTGGCAGCAGCTGATACCGCAGATGTGAAGGctgaggagaagaaggaagaaaagaaggaagaggaagaagaagaggaagatgacCTAGGATTTTCGCTCTTTGGTTAA
- a CDS encoding Ribosomal protein: MNPHNERIPHLGRSIPPGEPMDPPPKKKVGRKKMETQMNQTDTTKQRHTQIGDRVKGKKAIFDKKKKTKRKKLILLEKEAKQSVYNALWGESKTTLPQMEGSPKCGGVGYIKFISRKVKWRRGMVPTDHANCRWGQLKEEQHTKRDSPDRHHLEEAPNGTTNGAPQIGEEVARVKRFLLLWGGKFPKGGVLKSEPTESAGKGAVMAHPTVPTHDEGNLPNREQIKECILRSEKIINYIQTTRVEKKTYINEYVDQVITEELNNLVKSFLEKISKSQEKLYLMKKKKKRYYLGLRECYKHVCIDNPKLVLLAPNIEPMTNGVFDEQVSKIICKCREKGIPLVYALSKNLLGKCIKKSRQSVICIVDNDSFIRECNEIVWLANSLRRHAPISTHDTSVCTTLNAP; this comes from the exons ATGAATCCTCACAATGAGAGGATTCCCCACTTGGGGAGAAGCATCCCGCCTGGGGAACCGATGGACCCCcctccgaaaaaaaaagtaggacgcaaaaaaatggaaacccAAATGAACCAAACGGACACCACCAAACAGAGGCACACCCAGATCGGAGACAGAGTT aaagggaaaaaggcaaT TttcgacaaaaaaaaaaaaaccaaacgGAAGAAGCTTATCCTGCTCGAGAAGGAAGCAAAGCAAAGTGTCTACAATGCCTTATGGGGGGAATCCAAAACAACGCTTCCCCAAATGGAGGGATCACCAAAATGTGGTGGAGTAGGCTACATAAAGTTTATCTCGCGAAAAGTGAAGTGGAGGAGGGGTATGGTACCCACCGACCATGCTAACTGTAGGTGGGGCCAACTGAAAGAGGAGCAACACACGAAACGTGATTCACCCGATAGGCACCATTTAGAAGAAGCTCCAAATGGCACAACAAATGGTGCACCACAAATAGGTGAAGAAGTCGCCCGAGTGAAGAGGTTCCTTCTCctgtgggggggaaaattccCAAAAGGGGGTGTACTGAAAAGTGAACCCACTGAATCTGCTGGGAAAGGCGCAGTAATGGCCCACCCTACTGTGCCAACCCATGATGAGGGAAACCTCCCCAACAGGGAACAAATAAAGGAGTGCATCCTCAGAAgcgaaaaaattataaactaCATACAAACAAccagggtggaaaaaaaaacttacatTAACGAGTACGTAGATCAGGTAATAACAGAGGAGCTGAACAATCTGGTTAAATCGTTTCTGGAGAAAATTTCCAAATCGCAGGAGAAACTctatttaatgaaaaaaaaaaagaaaaggtactACTTGGGGTTGCGTGAATGCTACAAGCACGTCTGTATAGACAACCCCAAGTTGGTTCTCCTCGCACCGAACATTGAACCGATGACGAATGGGGTGTTCGACGAGCAGGTTAGTAAGATCATTTGCAAGTGTCGAGAGAAGGGCATACCCTTGGTCTATGCCTTAAGCAAGAACTTGTTGGGGAAGTGCATTAAGAAATCCAGGCAGAGCGTCATATGCATTGTAGACAACGACTCCTTTATAAGGGAGTGCAACGAGATTGTGTGGTTGGCAAATTCTCTCAGGCGGCATGCGCCAATTAGCACGCATGACACGTCCGTTTGTACCACTCTGAATGCGCCCTGA